From the genome of Triticum aestivum cultivar Chinese Spring chromosome 1A, IWGSC CS RefSeq v2.1, whole genome shotgun sequence:
TACTATATAACTGTGTTATGTTTGAGATTCTAGTCTTGACACAGTAGCTCCTACTCTACCTGTGTGGCAATCATATTGTGTTTGAATGTAGCATAGTATCTGATTATGGTGTTTTTTTAGGTATTTATCTTCAGAAAAGGGATGTGTACAGTATTAGTATTTCCAGGAATCTGATTATGACACCCTGCTATCATGCCCCACTAAAACACATGAATTTGTTTTACCTTTCCCCCTTCGtggttactggttttgttcttaaGGACACACATGCGTTAGTCATTAGTATTCACATTTTATTTCTTTTTGCAGGATAGTTAGTATTCACTTTGCTGTTCTACTTTATACCTATGGTTAGTCTACTTACTGTTTCTGGACTTGAGGGCACACTTGTGTTGTGTGGTGGTATTTTACTTTTCTGTTTGGTTTTATACCTGtccatggtgtatatatgaatgtccTGAAATCAAATAACCTTCATAGGATAGGAAATTGGTAGTTTAGCTCATATAGATGATCTTATAGTGAACAGCTTCAGTTGTTTGATCCATGTTGCTGCCGTTTATCGCTGCATCTATGTTCATTCAGTATTAGTAGCTCCTTGGATCTATGCTCATGCATTGTATGCTCTTCTTTCCATATATGTACTGCATTTCTATATGGCAATGAGCTTACCCTCTGTTGTCCTGTTTCCATGGCGCGCGCAAACTATGCAGTGTTGCTGTGGCTCCTGGTGGCGGTGAGCGTGAAGCTAGGGCGGCGCCACATCGCCCACAACGTGGTGGAGCTGATGGAGAGGCGTCTGGCCAAGGACGAGTTCCCCGAGTACTACGACGGCAAGACGGGGCGGTACATCGGGAAGCAGTCGCGCAAGTTCCAACCGTGGTTGGTGGCGGGCTACCTGGTGGCCAAGATGCTCCTGGACGACCCCTCCAACCTCCGCGTCGTCTCCCTGGAGGACGATGGCCACACCCGAGCAGCATCTAAAGTTAGCATCTGCTGCACTATCGCTGATGATGTTTGTTTAAGGCTGTTGCTTTGCTCTATGTGATTTTACTCTAGCATGTGTGTTGCATTTTGTCCTGCGCCTTGAGAATGACTAGGATTTATGTTATAGAATTCCAAGTGTAGTCGCAATATATAACATGCCTAAAGTATATGGACTTGTGCAGTGTGTCCATCGAGAGTAGATAGACTATTTCTTTCATGATTCATCTATATATGCTGCTCTTATATGCAAGTACCAATCGAGTACGGACGTGGTACTAGTAGCGACATTGTGCCCGCAATCAATGCACGCTTTCCATCATGTTTGGTCATTGGTTGTTCGATCGGTGACTTGGTTTACTTCTTCTATATTACTCCTGTTATACTAGATAGGAAGCTATTCACTTATTATATGCCTGTTCTACACCGATGCTGTTTTTTTATGCTAGTCCCATGTCATGGGTGTTAATATCTACTACCTATTTACTGCTTGTTGTGCAAAATCTTTTGGTTATTGTAAATCATTCCCTGCTGTATAAAGTTTGGTTTTAGTCTGTTGCATTTTGTTGGTTCCTATCTTGTCAATGTATACAACAATATGCTTTCTTGGTGGCCATTTGTGCTTCACATTTTTTGGGTATGCCACTTCTCTAATGAGTGGGTGCATCTCTTCTTTGTTTTATCATTCTATATTGTTTTCCTAACCTTTTTGGTATTCTGCTTTCTCCTTGCAGATGGCAAGCACCATTTTGTTGGTTCCTGTCTTGCTAATGTCTACAGCAATGTGTGTGTCCTCTGTCTCATCTGCGGCATTACCGTAGGGCAACTCATAATGGGCCTATCAAGCATACTGACCTTGTGATGATAGATAAAGAGGTTGATTTCAGTGCCATTCTGATAAATATATTTTTAGCCCTATGAATTGAAAAATGAGCGCTTCTTGGTTGCTTCTATTGTTGGTCCAGAAGATTCTTGGTGCTTTTAGTGCAGTGCTATACTATGCTCCTTGGCACTTCTTGCTGTGTTAACTAAATGGTTTAGTCCTGCGCTTCATAGAAGCAGTTTTAACTAAATGTAATGAACTAATTAAGTGCCGTCTTTTATTGTTGGCTAATCATTTGGTTTTATCGCATGCTACAttctactctctccattcctaaatataagtctttctagacatttcaaatgggctacaacatacggatgtatatgatGATATGCTACCACTCTAATAAGTCCAAGCACTATAAACCCTATGAACTTAATAATGATACTCTGCATGCTATGAGTAAAGTGCTCTATTTTCTTGCGTCACCTTGTATGGCAGACATACATGTCTTACAAAGTCGTTACTCTTGTTTGAAGCTAACCTAGGCTACCGCAGTTCCAGCAAAAAGCAGGGGAGCCGCTCTCTTTTTTCTTCACTAATAAATTCTTGTTTGAATGCATATCCTGGGGGTGGTGAAGCTGGGAGCCTTTCCTCCCCATAAAAATACTTTGCTCTTCATTATGAGCAGTGCCCTTATATAATTAGCTGCTAGGAGTGTTGATTATGTAATGGTTTGGAGTAGTTGAGCATGGCCTGATGCAACATTCATGTTGTTAGCATGTATATATACACTATTACAACAGCTTGTTGATCAAGCGTTTGTTTCTATCTAAATGTGTGCACAGAAGTTCAGTTACCTTCTAAAAAATTATTGGTGCATTTTTTTGTTTCTGTTATGTTACAAGTGTTTTGAATTAAGTCCATAAATGATCATTGTCCAGTGCACACAGTAGCACTGCAAAATGCAAGTATGCTGATTATTTTTTGAAAACTCTATATATTATTTATAGCATCTTATACATGTAAAAAGAGAGTTAGAAAATGTGAATTAAGTGTAACCATGAGCTTTGTTTGTTCTTGTACTCTTTGTATGTTCCTGGTCGCTACCACCGACTGCGAGCGGGGGTCCTGGTCCTCTCCCTCGTCGTCCTCGGCGGTGGCATCGCGGCTTGGCGCCATCGCCGTGCCCTACGTCAACGTCACGATCAGCTTCACGGATCGCCATCTTCACGGTACGCACGCACACATTTCTGAAATCCACAGTCAACAGTTTGGTGTACGCGCTGACTACTGAATCATGAGACATGCGTGTGGTTGTGCTTGTGCAGAGGTTGGTCGAAGAGGGCTGGAGTTCATGCTGTTCCTGCTGTCCCTGTTCGTGTTCCTCTTCGGTACCTCCTAGTTCATCTTCGACCTCATCCTGGTGAGATTTCCATCCAACCCTCCCCGTCCCCATGGTGCTCTTTCTAGTTAGTACTCGTCCGAGAGAGTTGCTTGGAGTAACTATACTCAAGATGCAGTCGCAGTAGGATTAGTTGCTTGGAGTATTTAACAAGACCGTACAAGATTTAACTTGTCAAGATTTAACAATATTTCTTAGTAAAGCTGAGTAGAGTATATATTCTGAACATGAAAGCATAAATATTCTCAGCATAAGTACATGATTAGGAgtatcatgcttctgaatatctccaAGCTGGATATTTCCATTAAACATGTTTCTGAATACCTCCCATATATATTTCCGTTAGTCTGCTTAGTGCATCATTAAGATTATAAGCATCATTTTCATTGAATCCTGGTTACATATTTGTGTGTACTCAAGTTGAAAATGGGACTTGGAATAATATGCAAGTTTCATCTTTTCTATTGCAGCGAGTGGGTCGGTTATGCACTGGCAGCATCCTTGTATGAATGAGTATATCGTCTTAACTATCTGGGGACAAAAATCATTGTATTAGCTGAATTTGTGTTATCTTTCTAAAGAACTTGTCCTTTTTTTGAATGTTCTGTTCATAATATATTGGCTCCAGTGTTTTGATTCTTCTcttctgattcatgtaacagggcgacGGCCGAAGGCATGATGATAGTTCTATTGTTGTCCTAGTGTAGCGAAGGTAGCCTAGTCGACTATGGTCGCGTAGTTAGTCATGCATACAGTTTCATCTGACTGGAGCCCAGTTTGTGCTGATTGTCAATTCTCATTGTGATTGTCCCTATATCTGTGTGACTGATTGTATTTGTATCTGTGTTGTAACTGTGTCATGACAGAAGGAGCCCAGTATATTTGTATGACTGTGATTGATTCTCGCTGTTGTTATTTGAAATATTACTTGTGTTTTCTGTCTGTTCTTATTTAAACATGGTTATTTATTTCTGTCAAATTGTAAAATTGTAATCTGAATAATATGATGCTACCAAAAGGGTCCCACTTTAAtagaacctgacaactgggacctatctgactagtggacccttcttttgggaaaaaagaaaaactaaattcgtttagacaaaaaggccacaacccaacaataaaaaggctgcaatattGGACTTGGCCCATGAACCCAACCAAAAATTGACACACAGCAAAAAATACAaataggccgaattgttgggctaggctaatgtagaaaatcgaattggaccgggctgaatcttgtcccacatcagcttgccacgctggatgcctacgtggcctgggaaggttgctagtgaccaaaacgccacagtggacttattttggtcataaacgtttgcgaccattccagaagaaaggtcgctatagtcagtttacgacgcccagcttttgaccttatgtttttggtcacaaaaaggtcataaatggaaatttgtgaccttttagtgaccaatagtggtggtcataagttgacatatttcttgtagtgcacaaacaaataagaacctcgcaaccaacgcgataaaggggttgtcaatcccttcacggtcacttacgagagtgagatctgatagagataataatgataagataaatatttttggtatttttataatatagattgaaagtaaagattgcaaaataaaatatattggaaacttatatgatggagaatagacccgggggccataggtttcactagtgcttctctcaagatagcataagtattacggtgggtgaacaaattactgtcgagcaattgatagaaaagcgaataattatgagaatatctaggcatgatcatgtatataggcatcacgtccgtgacaagtagaccaactcctacctgcatctactactattactccacacatcaaccgctatc
Proteins encoded in this window:
- the LOC123091411 gene encoding probable alkaline/neutral invertase D, whose amino-acid sequence is MARANYAVLLWLLVAVSVKLGRRHIAHNVVELMERRLAKDEFPEYYDGKTGRYIGKQSRKFQPWLVAGYLVAKMLLDDPSNLRVVSLEDDGHTRAASKVSICCTIADDVCLRLLLCSM